In Solanum pennellii chromosome 7, SPENNV200, the following are encoded in one genomic region:
- the LOC107026534 gene encoding uncharacterized protein LOC107026534 gives MSSWFSLPLPNPFKFDDDGDGAGGEKPSSPAAKGSDPNSSGIKEDFSAISQTFSQHLRGVAAFLAPTSPTQSEQESSAEKFSGIKSDLVEIGDSFKSGLSLFSSNKTVSEISKLASNFLQFGDESVDHENAEDEDGDDDYDDDDDEEEVVGITDDVVDFVSTISRRPQLWTDFPLSLPSDFSMSDSQKEHVASIVQFVPGLESLRQMVCHELSDLQFWMIYFVLLLPRLSGNDLELLSTPEIVEVRETLLQQLQSKKDPQPEESKDSETVDASEKDVKISGQHASESKKLEEKNISEETANVSQDKDSFHDEKRQEQLEDEKTKGTISYADKNEDDVSFSDLEDDDTDLSDSRLLGSKPTHRKKVSSSSESHEWIQLNENSKAQGSQQKTGQSIHRDKDSEGEESSDWLTVDDVDSDSLATN, from the exons AGGGTTCCGATCCCAATTCATCCGGCATAAAGGAAGACTTCTCAGCCATCTCCCAGACTTTCTCACAGCATCTTCGCGGTGTCGCTGCCTTTCTTGCGCCGACATCGCCAACTCAGTCGGAGCAAGAATCGTCAGCTGAAAAATTTAGTGGAATCAAGAGTGATTTAGTGGAGATTGGAGATAGCTTTAAATCGGGTTTATCTTTGTTTTCTTCAAACAAAACTGTTTCAGAGATTTCCAAGTTGGCTTCCAATTTTTTACAGTTTGGTGATGAGTCAGTTGATCATGAAAATGCTGAAGATGAAGATGGAGATGAcgattatgatgatgatgatgatgaagaggAAGTTGTAGGTATTACGGATGACGTTGTGGATTTTGTTAGCACAATCTCACGACGGCCACAGTTGTGGACTGATTTTCCACTCTCTCTACCCAGTG ATTTTTCCATGTCTGATAGTCAGAAAGAACATGTGGCATCTATTGTGCAGTTTGTGCCTGGACTTGAGTCCTTGAGGCAGATGGTTTGCCATGAATTATCTGATCTGCAATTTTGGATGATCTATTTCGTTTTATTGCTTCCAAGGTTGAGTGGGAATGACTTGGAGCTGTTGTCAACTCCTGAG ATTGTTGAAGTAAGGGAGACACTTCTGCAGCAGCTGCAAAGTAAGAAAGATCCACAGCCAGAAGAATCTAAGGACTCTGAGACTGTTGATGCATCTGAGAAGGATGTCAAGATCAGTGGACAGCACGCGTCTGAAAGTAAAAAATtggaagagaaaaatatttcagagGAGACAGCAAATGTCTCTCAAGATAAAGACAGTTTTCATGACGAGAAACGTCAAGAACAGTTAGAAGATGAAAAGACCAAAGGTACAATCTCATATGCTGACAAGAACGAGGACGACGTTTCTTTCAGTGATCTTGAGGATGATGATACTGACCTATCGGATAGTAGACTGCTAGGAAGCAAGCCCACACACAGAAAGAAAGTTTCCTCATCTAGTGAATCTCATGAATGGATTCAACTAAATGAGAACTCTAAAGCTCAAGGTAGTCAACAGAAGACTGGCCAATCTATTCACCGGGATAAAGATTCCGAAGGCGAAGAATCCAGTGACTGGCTCACTGTTGATGATGTTGATTCAGACAGTTTGGCCACCAATTGA